In Leptidea sinapis chromosome 8, ilLepSina1.1, whole genome shotgun sequence, a single window of DNA contains:
- the LOC126965615 gene encoding pyrroline-5-carboxylate reductase 2-like isoform X2: MLTKAVADCIATLPEGERDYNRKVLVVSILAGISLVQLQKSLKILPGKISIIRALPNTPMSVGAGVCLYTPDDTVTQNQCSELEHLMSGCGICERVPEYLMSSLGSLIGCGPAFIFIAIEALADGAVKKGAPRALAQRLAAHMVMGSGKMVTEHNKHPGLLKDEVCSPGGSTIHGLSALENGKFRATLIAALEAATDRTDEMGKQS; the protein is encoded by the exons ATGTTAACGAAAGCTGTTGCTGATTGTATTGCCACACTTCCTGAGGGAGAGAGAGATTACAACAGAAAAGTTTTAGTAGTATCAATTCTAGCTGGAATCAGTCTCGTACAATTACAAAAG tcattaaaaatattaccagGGAAAATAAGCATTATCCGTGCATTACCAAATACACCGATGTCAGTTGGAGCTGGTGTTTGTTTGTATACACCAGATGACACTGTTACTCAAAACCAATGCTCTGAACTGGAGCACCTAATGTCCGGTTGTGGAATTTGTGAACGAGTTCCAGAGTATTTAATGAGCTCTTTGGGTTCTTTGATTGGCTGTGGACCTGCTTTT atattCATTGCTATTGAAGCACTAGCAGATGGTGCAGTAAAAAAAGGTGCACCAAGGGCCCTGGCACAAAGGCTTGCAGCTCACATGGTGATGGGAAGTGGTAAAATGGTAACTGAGCACAATAAACATCCAGGTCTATTAAAAGATGAAGTCTGTTCGCCTGGAGGTTCCACCATTCATGGACTTTCAGCACTGGAAAATGGCAAATTTAG AGCTACTCTAATTGCTGCATTGGAAGCTGCTACGGATCGCACTGACGAAATGGGAAAACAATCTTAA
- the LOC126965615 gene encoding pyrroline-5-carboxylate reductase-like isoform X1: protein MLNLGFIGGGNMSTAIFKGILKEGGQSPSQIWVSGPHLENLQHWKESGANISNKNGEVYSKCDVVFIGVKPQMLTKAVADCIATLPEGERDYNRKVLVVSILAGISLVQLQKSLKILPGKISIIRALPNTPMSVGAGVCLYTPDDTVTQNQCSELEHLMSGCGICERVPEYLMSSLGSLIGCGPAFIFIAIEALADGAVKKGAPRALAQRLAAHMVMGSGKMVTEHNKHPGLLKDEVCSPGGSTIHGLSALENGKFRATLIAALEAATDRTDEMGKQS from the exons ATGCTTAATTTAGGGTTTATTGGTGGTGGGAATATGTCAACAGCTATATTTAAAGGAATTTTGAAAGAGG GCGGTCAGTCACCATCTCAAATATGGGTATCCGGACCTCATTTAGAAAATTTACAACATTGGAAGGAGTCTGGTGCAaacatatcaaataaaaatggaGAAGTGTATAGCAAGTGTGATGTCGTTTTTATTGGAGTTAAACCGCAAATGTTAACGAAAGCTGTTGCTGATTGTATTGCCACACTTCCTGAGGGAGAGAGAGATTACAACAGAAAAGTTTTAGTAGTATCAATTCTAGCTGGAATCAGTCTCGTACAATTACAAAAG tcattaaaaatattaccagGGAAAATAAGCATTATCCGTGCATTACCAAATACACCGATGTCAGTTGGAGCTGGTGTTTGTTTGTATACACCAGATGACACTGTTACTCAAAACCAATGCTCTGAACTGGAGCACCTAATGTCCGGTTGTGGAATTTGTGAACGAGTTCCAGAGTATTTAATGAGCTCTTTGGGTTCTTTGATTGGCTGTGGACCTGCTTTT atattCATTGCTATTGAAGCACTAGCAGATGGTGCAGTAAAAAAAGGTGCACCAAGGGCCCTGGCACAAAGGCTTGCAGCTCACATGGTGATGGGAAGTGGTAAAATGGTAACTGAGCACAATAAACATCCAGGTCTATTAAAAGATGAAGTCTGTTCGCCTGGAGGTTCCACCATTCATGGACTTTCAGCACTGGAAAATGGCAAATTTAG AGCTACTCTAATTGCTGCATTGGAAGCTGCTACGGATCGCACTGACGAAATGGGAAAACAATCTTAA